The Arachis hypogaea cultivar Tifrunner chromosome 16, arahy.Tifrunner.gnm2.J5K5, whole genome shotgun sequence genome contains a region encoding:
- the LOC112755059 gene encoding FT-interacting protein 3, producing the protein MQRPPPEDFLLKETKPHLGGGKVSGDKLTSTYDLVEQMQYLYVRVSKAKDLPAKDVTGSCDPYVEVRLGNYKGTTRHFEKKTNPEWNQVFAFSKDRIQASVLEVTVKDKDVVKDDFIGRVWFDLNEIPKRVPPDSPLAPQWYRLEDKNGNKAKGELMLAVWMGTQADEAFPEAWHSDAATVSGTDALANIRSKVYLSPKLWYLRVNLIEAQDLQPSDKGRYPDVFVKAILGNQALRTRISQSRTINPMWNEDLMFVAAEPFEEPLILSVEDRVAPNKEEVLGRCIIPLQAVDRRLDHKPVNTRWVNLEKHVVIMEGDKKKEIKFASRLHVRICLEGGYHVLDESTHYSSDLRPTAKQLWKSSIGVLELGILNAQGLMPMKTKDGRGTTDAYCVAKYGQKWVRTRTIIDSFQPRWNEQYTWEVFDPCTVITIGVFDNCHLHGGDKGGGGARDSRIGKVRIRLSTLETDRVYTHSYPLLVLHPNGVKKMGEIHLAVRFTCSSLLNMMHMYSLPLLPKMHYIHPLTVSQLDSLRHQATQIVSMRLSRAEPPLRKEIVEYMLDVGSHMWSMRRSKANFFRIMGVLSGLIAVGKWFDQICNWKNPITTVLIHILFIILVMYPELILPTIFLYLFLIGVWYYRWRPRHPPHMDTRLSHADSAHPDELDEEFDTFPTTKPSDIVRMRYDRLRSIAGRIQTVVGDLATQGERLQSLLSWRDPRATALFVIFCLVAAIVLYVTPFQVVALLTGIYVLRHPRFRHKLPSVPLNFFRRLPARTDCML; encoded by the coding sequence ATGCAGAGACCACCACCTGAGGACTTTTTGCTGAAGGAGACCAAGCCCCACCTTGGAGGTGGTAAGGTCTCCGGTGACAAACTTACTAGCACCTATGACCTTGTTGAGCAAATGCAGTACCTTTATGTGAGGGTTTCGAAGGCGAAGGACTTGCCTGCAAAGGATGTCACTGGCAGTTGTGACCCTTATGTTGAAGTTAGGCTGGGAAATTACAAAGGCACCACTCGACACTTCGAGAAGAAGACTAATCCTGAATGGAATCAGGTCTTTGCGTTCTCGAAAGACCGGATTCAGGCTTCGGTGCTTGAGGTTACTGTAAAAGATAAGGATGTTGTGAAGGATGACTTCATTGGTCGTGTCTGGTTTGACCTGAATGAGATCCCCAAGAGGGTTCCTCCAGATAGCCCTCTGGCGCCACAGTGGTATAGGCTGGAGGACAAAAATGGTAACAAGGCGAAGGGAGAGCTAATGCTGGCAGTTTGGATGGGCACGCAAGCTGATGAAGCATTTCCCGAGGCATGGCATTCGGATGCGGCAACGGTCAGCGGGACTGATGCTCTTGCAAACATTAGATCAAAGGTGTATCTGTCTCCTAAACTTTGGTATTTGAGGGTTAATTTGATAGAGGCACAAGACTTGCAACCAAGTGACAAGGGTAGATACCCTGATGTTTTTGTGAAGGCAATTCTGGGAAATCAAGCATTGAGGACTAGAATCTCCCAGAGTAGGACAATCAATCCAATGTGGAATGAGGATTTGATGTTTGTGGCTGCGGAACCATTTGAGGAGCCACTGATTTTGAGTGTGGAAGACAGAGTTGCCCCTAACAAAGAGGAAGTATTGGGGAGGTGTATAATTCCATTACAGGCGGTGGACAGGAGACTGGATCACAAACCTGTGAACACTAGGTGGGTTAATCTCGAAAAACATGTTGTAATTATGGAAGGGGACAAGAAGAAGGAAATCAAGTTTGCAAGCAGGCTTCATGTGAGGATTTGCCTAGAAGGTGGTTACCATGTTTTGGATGAATCAACTCACTACAGCAGTGATCTCCGACCAACAGCAAAACAGCTGTGGAAGTCGAGCATTGGAGTTCTCGAATTGGGGATATTGAATGCACAGGGTTTGATGCCAATGAAAACAAAAGATGGTAGGGGGACAACAGATGCATATTGTGTAGCAAAATATGGGCAAAAGTGGGTTCGCACGAGGACCATCATCGATAGCTTTCAACCAAGGTGGAATGAGCAATATACTTGGGAGGTTTTTGATCCCTGCACTGTCATTACAATTGGCGTCTTTGATAACTGTCATTTGCATGGTGGTGATAAGGGTGGAGGAGGGGCTAGAGATTCAAGGATCGGAAAGGTGAGGATTCGGCTTTCCACCCTTGAGACTGATCGTGTCTACACACATTCCTATCCTCTCCTAGTTCTTCATCCAAATGGGGTGAAGAAAATGGGTGAAATTCACCTGGCTGTTAGGTTTACTTGCTCTTCATTGCTTAACATGATGCACATGTACTCACTACCCTTGTTGCCTAAAATGCATTACATTCACCCGTTAACTGTCAGCCAGCTCGACAGTTTGAGGCACCAAGCAACTCAGATTGTATCAATGAGGCTGAGTCGTGCTGAGCCACCCTTGAGAAAGGAGATAGTGGAGTACATGCTGGATGTGGGATCCCACATGTGGAGTATGAGAAGGAGCAAGGCCAACTTTTTCAGGATCATGGGGGTTTTGAGTGGACTGATTGCTGTTGGAAAATGGTTTGATCAGATTTGCAACTGGAAAAACCCGATCACGACGGTTCTGATCCATATCTTGTTTATCATATTGGTCATGTACCCTGAGCTTATCTTACCCACCATATTCCTTTACCTCTTCTTGATTGGAGTTTGGTACTATAGATGGAGGCCAAGGCACCCTCCTCATATGGACACCCGGCTCTCTCATGCTGATTCGGCACACCCTGATGAACTAGATGAAGAATTCGACACATTTCCAACCACCAAGCCTTCTGACATCGTGAGGATGCGATATGATCGACTCAGAAGTATTGCTGGGAGGATACAGACCGTGGTTGGCGACCTAGCGACTCAAGGGGAAAGGCTGCAGTCTTTGCTCAGCTGGAGAGATCCCAGAGCAACGGCGCTTTTTGTGATTTTCTGTCTGGTTGCAGCCATTGTACTCTATGTCACTCCATTCCAAGTTGTGGCCCTCCTCACCGGAATTTATGTGTTGAGACATCCGAGGTTCCGTCACAAGCTTCCATCGGTGCCACTGAATTTCTTCAGGAGGCTGCCGGCAAGAACTGACTGCATGCTCTAA
- the LOC112754120 gene encoding probable pectinesterase 8, with the protein MSLQTNFLSILVLLAAVFASLHLINPNEQFLNIFKDFTITPFSSYSYACLQLPYICIFFRGHHHNHHHNKKHPDDDDSGNAGSICDDFPPGIPPPSTNTTSYLCVDQKGCCNFTTVQAAVNAVPDLSQKRTIIWINKGIYYEKVMVPRTKANITFQGQGYTSTAIAWNDTAKSANGTFYSGSVQVFASNFIAKNISFMNLAPMPSPGVEGAQAVAIRISGDQAEFKGCGFFGAQDTLHDDKGRHYFKDCYIQGSIDFIFGDGRSLYENCEIVSIANPVPQGYRSINGAVTAHGRVSMDDNTGFVFVNSTIGGSGRIWLGRAWRPYSRVVFVSTTMSDIIAPEGWNDFNDPSRDQTIFYGEYNCSGPGASMAMRAPYVQRLNDTQALPFFNITFIDGDQWLETYTQLIT; encoded by the exons atgagtcTCCAAACCAATTTCTTATCTATTTTGGTTCTCTTGGCTGCAGTTTTTGCATCTTTGCATCTCATAAATCCAAATGAACAGTTCCTCAACATTTTCAAAGACTTCACTATAACACCCTTCTCATCATATTCATATGCATGTTTGCAACTACCTTATATATGCATCTTCTTCAGAGgccatcatcataatcatcatcataacaagaaacaccctgatgatgatgatagtgGAAATGCTGGTTCCATTTGTGATGATTTTCCACCAGGGATTCCACCTCCAAGCACCAACACCACTTCTTATCTCTGTGTTGATCAAAAAGGTTGCTGCAATTTCACAACAGTACAAGCAGCCGTTAATGCAGTTCCAGATTTAAGCCAAAAAAGAACCATAATTTGGATTAACAAGGGCATATACTA TGAGAAAGTAATGGTCCCAAGAACCAAAGCCAACATAACATTTCAAGGACAAGGTTACACTTCAACCGCAATTGCATGGAATGACACGGCAAAGTCAGCAAATGGCACATTCTATAGTGGTTCCGTACAAGTTTTTGCATCCAACTtcattgccaagaacataagcttCATG AACTTGGCACCAATGCCAAGTCCTGGAGTTGAAGGAGCACAAGCAGTAGCAATCAGAATATCAGGAGATCAAGCTGAATTCAAGGGATGTGGATTCTTTGGAGCACAAGACACCCTTCATGATGATAAGGGTCGCCATTACTTTAAGGATTGCTATATCCAAGGCTCAATTGATTTCATATTTGGCGATGGAAGGTCCCTTTACGAG AATTGTGAAATAGTTTCTATAGCGAATCCAGTGCCACAAGGATACAGGAGCATAAATGGTGCAGTGACAGCTCATGGAAGAGTGTCCATGGATGATAACACAGGATTTGTGTTTGTGAACAGCACAATAGGAGGGAGTGGGAGAATATGGTTAGGAAGGGCATGGAGACCATACTCACGTGTTGTTTTTGTGTCAACAACAATGTCAGATATCATTGCCCCTGAAGGTTGGAACGATTTCAATGACCCTTCAAGGGATCA GACCATATTCTATGGAGAGTACAATTGCTCTGGTCCCGGAGCTAGCATGGCAATGAGGGCACCATATGTGCAGAGATTAAACGATACACAAGCTCTTCCATTCTTCAACATAACTTTTATTGATGGTGACCAATGGTTGGAAACTTACACACAATTAATAACCTAA